The proteins below come from a single Eucalyptus grandis isolate ANBG69807.140 chromosome 3, ASM1654582v1, whole genome shotgun sequence genomic window:
- the LOC104436129 gene encoding LOW QUALITY PROTEIN: leucine-rich repeat receptor-like protein kinase TDR (The sequence of the model RefSeq protein was modified relative to this genomic sequence to represent the inferred CDS: inserted 1 base in 1 codon): protein MGIFHFLCLQLLVTLVFFEPALSADADVYSEALLSLKKELVDDQNSLSDWILSPGGETSPEKVTACSWSGVSCNENSTSILGLDLSRKGLGGELSGKQFSVFKEVTILNLSANSFSGQLPVGIFNLSGLATLDISRNNFSGHFPSGVSGLRDLVVLNAFSNSFSGPVPAELSQLEHLKVLNLAGSYFSGPIPSEFGSFKSLEFIHLAGNSLSGKIPPELGKLQTVTHMEIGYNSYEGSIPWQLGNISAIEYLDIADANLSGLIPSELSNLTKLQSLFLFKNMLTGLIPGEFSRMISLTDLDLSVNLISGPIPESFSELKNLRLLSLMYNEMNGTVPEGIADLPSLETLLIWNNYFTGSLPSSLGKNMKLKYIDVSTNSLVGAVPPDICSGGVLIKLILFSNKFAGSLPPSLSNCSSLVRLRLEDNSLSGEISLTFSLLPDITYIDISRNNFTGGVPAEIHQASKLEYFNVSYNSRLGGFIPEEIWSLSFLQNFSASSCNISGNVPSFDSCQSLSVIELNGNSLFQSLPKSVSRCQALERIDLSNNHLTGLLPKELASLPTLRVLDLSHNNFTGPIPAKLGDLSSLQYLNVSYNDFTGSIPSEKVFRSMDGSAFAGNARLCGEPLRQCPGSVAIXGSKGTGKLLLVLLLCVGIVALFAALAFGLFYFRKGNKGQWKMVSFDGLPRFTAKDILKSFSSAESVESTTSLPALVCKAVLPTGITVFVKNMEWDAKRMKAMMEYITRMGNARHVNLIRLLGFCYNKQMAYLLYDYLPNGNLAEKMRIKRDWSAKYRIVMGVARGLCFLHHDCYPAIPHGDLKSSNVVFDENMEPRLTEFGLTYLVRMNKGSMGGTVSNLEADNNAIREQLQMDVYNFGEIILEILTNGRSANAVGSIRSKPRDVLVREILIENEVGTDRSLQEEIKSVLEVAMLCIQNRASDRPSISDALKLLSVLKPPRK from the exons ATGGggattttccattttctctgCCTTCAGCTTCTTGTCACCCTCGTGTTCTTTGAACCAGCTTTGTCTGCTGATGCAGATGTTTACTCAGAGGCTCTTTTGAGTCTTAAAAAAGAGCTTGTTGATGACCAGAACAGCTTGAGCGACTGGATCTTGAGCCCTGGAGGGGAAACCTCACCAGAGAAAGTAACTGCATGTTCTTGGTCCGGTGTTTCTTGCAATGAAAACTCCACATCAATCTTGGGTCTTGATCTATCCAGGaaaggccttggtggtgaattATCTGGGAAGCAATTCAGTGTCTTCAAAGAGGTGACTATTCTAAACCTCAGTGCCAATTCTTTCTCTGGGCAGCTTCCTGTGGGAATTTTCAATCTTTCTGGGCTGGCAACTCTAGATATCAGCAGAAACAACTTCTCTGGTCACTTCCCTAGCGGAGTCTCTGGTCTCAGAGACCTGGTAGTGCTTAATGCATTTAGCAACAGCTTTTCAGGCCCAGTGCCTGCTGAGCTCTCCCAGCTCGAACATCTCAAGGTCCTTAACTTAGCCGGTAGTTACTTCAGTGGACCGATTCCATCTGAATTCGGCTCGTTCAAGAGCCTCGAGTTCATACACCTTGCTGGGAATTCCCTGAGTGGGAAAATCCCCCCAGAACTAGGGAAGCTCCAGACAGTGACTCATATGGAGATTGGGTACAATTCCTATGAGGGAAGCATCCCGTGGCAATTGGGTAACATAAGCGCGATCGAATATCTAGATATCGCGGATGCGAACCTATCCGGGCTGATCCCAAGTGAGCTCTCCAATCTCACCAAGCTTCAGTCCCTTTTCCTCTTCAAGAATATGCTCACTGGATTGATTCCAGGAGAGTTCAGCAGAATGATCTCCCTCACTGACTTGGATCTTTCGGTTAACCTGATTTCGGGCCCAATCCCCGAGAGCTTCTCGGAGCTGAAGAATCTGAGGTTGCTGAGCCTGATGTATAATGAGATGAATGGTACTGTTCCTGAAGGTATTGCTGACCTTCCATCACTTGAGACCCTCCTCATATGGAATAATTACTTCACCGGGTCACTTCCAAGCAGTTTGGGGAAGAACATGAAGCTTAAGTACATTGATGTCTCCACCAACAGTCTGGTAGGTGCTGTTCCACCTGATATCTGCTCAGGAGGTGTTCTTATCAAACTgatcttgttttcaaataaatttgcGGGCAGTCTTCCTCCGTCTCTCTCGAACTGTTCTTCCCTTGTTCGTCTTCGGCTGGAAGATAATTCATTATCAGGGGAGATCTCTCTGACATTTAGCCTTCTTCCTGACATAACGTACATAGATATATCAAGGAACAATTTTACTGGTGGAGTGCCTGCAGAAATACACCAAGCTTCAAAACTCGAGTACTTCAACGTTTCCTACAACTCGAGGCTAGGAGGATTCATCCCAGAAGAGATATGGTCTTTGTCATTTCTTCAGAATTTCTCCGCCTCCTCTTGTAATATTTCGGGGAACGTTCCTTCATTTGATTCATGTCAATCACTTTCGGTCATTGAGCTGAATGGTAACAGTTTATTCCAATCACTCCCCAAAAGTGTTTCTAGATGCCAGGCTCTTGAAAGGATCGACTTGAGTAACAATCACCTGACAGGCCTTCTACCCAAAGAGCTCGCAAGTCTCCCTACTTTAAGGGTTCTCGACCTGTCACACAATAATTTCACTGGTCCAATACCAGCAAAACTTGGTGATCTTTCGAGTTTGCAATATTTGAATGTGTCTTACAACGATTTCACCGGTTCAATCCCCTCGGAGAAGGTGTTCAGGTCAATGGATGGAAGTGCCTTTGCTGGAAACGCGAGACTATGTGGAGAACCTTTGAGGCAATGTCCTGGTTCAGTGGCCA CAGGGAGCAAAGGCACAGGCAAGCTTCTGCTGGTTCTGCTACTATGTGTGGGAATAGTTGCTTTATTTGCAGCACTAGCTTTCGGGTTATTTTATTTCCGGAAAGGAAATAAAGGCCAGTGGAAAATGGTTTCCTTTGATGGGCTTCCTCGATTTACAGCTAAAGATATTCTGAAAAGCTTCAGCTCTGCAGAATCCGTAGAATCAACAACTTCGCTACCTGCCTTGGTATGCAAAGCCGTTTTGCCCACAGGAATCACTgtatttgtgaaaaatatggaatgGGATGCCAAAAGAATGAAGGCCATGATGGAATATATCACGAGAATGGGCAATGCAAGGCATGTGAATTTGATTAGGTTGCTAGGTTTCTGTTACAACAAACAGATGGCCTATCTGTTGTATGATTACCTGCCAAATGGGAATTTGGCTGAAAAGATGAGAATTAAGAGGGACTGGAGTGCCAAGTACAGAATTGTGATGGGTGTTGCAAGGGGCCTCTGTTTCCTCCACCATGATTGTTATCCTGCTATTCCCCATGGAGACTTGAAGTCGAGTAATGTGGTGTTTGATGAGAATATGGAACCGCGTTTGACAGAGTTTGGACTCACTTATCTGGTCCGGATGAACAAGGGTTCAATGGGAGGAACAGTTTCTAACCTGGAAGCAG ATAACAATGCCATACGGGAGCAGCTCCAAATGGATGTTTACAACTTTGGGGAGATCATTCTAGAAATTTTGACGAACGGAAGGTCGGCAAATGCGGTGGGAAGCATACGGAGCAAGCCGAGGGATGTTCTTGTGAGGGAAATCCTCATAGAGAATGAGGTCGGTACCGATCGCTCATTGCAAGAGGAGATAAAATCAGTGCTTGAAGTCGCCATGCTCTGCATACAAAACAGGGCATCTGACCGACCATCCATCAGCGATGCACTGAAGCTCCTGTCAGTGTTGAAGCCACCAAGAAAGTGA